In Paenibacillus kyungheensis, the following are encoded in one genomic region:
- a CDS encoding ArsR/SmtB family transcription factor: MDTTAFDVKDLKQFDEPANLLKALSHPIRLCIVRGLIRKRKCNVSYMQECLDIPQSTISQHLQKLRSTGIVTTERSGLEVNYLLADPRIEPIVHILFGEEDCES, encoded by the coding sequence ATGGATACTACCGCTTTTGATGTAAAAGATTTAAAACAATTTGATGAACCTGCTAATCTGTTGAAAGCTTTATCGCATCCTATTCGCTTATGCATTGTGCGTGGACTTATACGCAAACGTAAATGTAACGTTTCATATATGCAAGAATGTCTGGATATTCCACAATCGACGATTTCACAACATCTACAGAAGCTTCGTAGCACCGGGATTGTTACCACTGAACGTAGTGGGCTAGAAGTTAACTATCTTCTCGCTGACCCTCGGATCGAACCGATCGTCCATATTTTGTTTGGAGAGGAAGATTGCGAATCATGA
- a CDS encoding FAD-dependent oxidoreductase has product MNQQCQKVLIVGGVAGGASAAARLRRLDEHAEIIMFEKGPHISFANCGLPYYIGGSITDRERLLVQTPKGMSERFQIDVRTQSEVIAIHPDTHTIQIQHPERGLYEESYDKLILSPGARPFIPNLPGNDHPLIFTVRNVNDIERIKERVTSEHTRSAIVVGGGFIGVEMAENLREAGLDVTLIESNPQLLAPFDPELATVLAQEMEQHGVRLMFKQRVIGFHSYEQGIRVELENGSPLSADLVILAIGVRPDTSFLQSSGIALGSRGHIVVNESLETNLPDIYAVGDAIEVKDYIHGSQTTIPLAGPANKQGRIVADRIAGLNSSYKGTMGTSVIKVFDLTGASTGSSEKKLKRLGIDYQSVIVHPSSNASYYPGASAITLKLLFTPTGKILGAQAVGYEGVDKRIDDIATAIHFGGSIHDLAELELSYAPPYSSAKDPVNMAGYAAENIVSGRVQVFTYDQLTERDTEQSILLDVRSELEHHNGHITGSLSIPVDELRQRLSEMDRSKEIWVYCQVGLRGYTASQILRQHGFETKNLSGGYKTYRMAQFQTSSFSSEEPNGNNNGQPNLLPTLTVVENGSHITEHPTAQPMHIDVELDVRGLSCPGPLIQVKKTMDQLSNGQTLHVQASDPGFYEDIKAWTAMSKSTLLQLERGNGGVIEAIIGKTIAAQNSELSPSISTEADPASTMVVFSGDLDKAIASLIIANGAAASGRKVTMFFTFWGLTIIRKQSPQPISKTMIGRMFDMMLPRTSHKLRLSQMNMFGAGPKMIRGLMKHHNVPSLEELIQSAVDQGVEMVACQMSMDLMNIHRDELMDHVKSVGVGYYLGQASQANHNLFV; this is encoded by the coding sequence ATGAATCAACAATGTCAAAAAGTATTGATTGTCGGTGGTGTAGCTGGAGGCGCATCGGCTGCGGCACGTTTACGCCGACTGGATGAACATGCTGAGATTATTATGTTTGAAAAAGGGCCTCATATTTCTTTTGCTAACTGTGGATTACCTTACTATATTGGGGGTTCTATTACCGACCGTGAACGCTTGCTTGTTCAAACGCCAAAAGGCATGTCAGAGCGCTTTCAAATCGACGTGCGTACACAAAGCGAAGTTATAGCTATTCATCCGGATACTCATACGATCCAGATCCAGCATCCTGAACGTGGTCTATATGAGGAAAGTTATGATAAGTTGATCTTATCTCCAGGTGCTCGTCCTTTTATTCCTAACTTGCCTGGCAATGATCATCCACTTATCTTTACTGTACGTAATGTGAATGATATTGAGCGTATCAAAGAACGTGTTACTTCCGAACATACCCGATCAGCCATTGTTGTAGGTGGAGGATTTATCGGTGTAGAAATGGCAGAAAATCTACGCGAAGCCGGTCTGGACGTAACCCTCATAGAAAGTAATCCTCAGCTACTGGCTCCATTCGATCCTGAACTGGCGACAGTACTAGCACAAGAAATGGAGCAACATGGCGTGAGGCTGATGTTCAAGCAACGTGTGATCGGCTTTCATTCCTACGAACAAGGTATTCGTGTTGAACTTGAAAATGGTAGCCCACTATCTGCTGATCTGGTCATTCTTGCGATCGGTGTAAGACCTGACACTTCCTTCTTGCAAAGTAGTGGCATTGCTCTTGGATCACGCGGACATATTGTGGTCAATGAATCGCTTGAAACTAATTTGCCAGATATCTATGCTGTTGGAGATGCTATTGAGGTGAAAGACTATATTCATGGAAGCCAGACAACGATTCCGCTAGCAGGTCCTGCTAACAAACAAGGTAGGATTGTTGCTGACCGTATCGCTGGATTGAACTCTAGTTATAAAGGAACGATGGGTACGTCTGTTATTAAAGTATTCGATCTCACCGGTGCTTCTACAGGAAGTAGTGAGAAGAAGCTCAAACGTCTGGGTATAGACTACCAGAGTGTGATTGTTCATCCTTCCTCTAATGCTTCTTACTATCCCGGTGCCAGTGCTATTACACTCAAGTTGCTATTTACACCAACAGGTAAAATTTTAGGAGCTCAAGCTGTTGGTTATGAGGGTGTAGATAAGCGAATTGATGATATTGCTACGGCTATTCATTTTGGTGGCTCTATTCATGATCTGGCAGAACTTGAACTTAGCTATGCACCACCGTATTCTTCTGCCAAAGATCCTGTGAATATGGCTGGATATGCCGCGGAGAATATAGTATCTGGACGCGTGCAGGTCTTTACGTATGATCAGCTAACAGAACGTGACACTGAGCAGTCTATTTTGCTCGATGTGCGTAGTGAACTGGAGCATCACAATGGACATATCACTGGATCACTGTCTATTCCAGTAGACGAACTTCGTCAGCGGTTGAGCGAAATGGATCGTTCCAAAGAAATTTGGGTGTATTGCCAGGTTGGATTACGTGGCTATACCGCTTCTCAAATTTTGCGTCAGCATGGTTTTGAGACTAAAAACTTAAGCGGCGGTTACAAAACATACCGTATGGCTCAATTTCAGACCAGCTCTTTTTCTTCCGAAGAACCAAACGGCAATAACAATGGACAACCTAATCTTTTACCAACCCTTACTGTAGTAGAAAATGGATCACATATTACCGAACATCCAACTGCTCAACCGATGCATATAGATGTTGAATTGGATGTACGTGGATTAAGCTGTCCCGGCCCTCTTATACAGGTTAAGAAGACAATGGATCAACTATCCAATGGACAGACTTTACATGTGCAAGCGTCTGACCCTGGCTTTTACGAAGATATCAAAGCATGGACAGCAATGTCTAAGTCTACGCTTCTCCAATTAGAGCGTGGTAACGGTGGAGTAATTGAAGCTATCATTGGCAAAACAATAGCAGCGCAGAACTCGGAGCTTTCGCCTTCCATTTCTACAGAAGCCGATCCTGCTAGTACAATGGTCGTTTTTAGTGGTGATTTGGATAAAGCAATTGCTTCCTTAATTATTGCTAACGGTGCTGCTGCCAGTGGTCGCAAAGTTACTATGTTCTTTACGTTCTGGGGATTAACGATTATTCGCAAACAGTCTCCTCAGCCAATCTCCAAAACCATGATTGGTCGTATGTTTGATATGATGCTCCCTCGTACCAGCCATAAGTTACGCTTATCCCAAATGAATATGTTTGGCGCAGGTCCCAAAATGATTCGTGGTCTTATGAAACATCATAATGTTCCTTCTTTAGAAGAACTTATACAGAGTGCCGTCGATCAAGGTGTAGAAATGGTAGCTTGCCAGATGTCGATGGATCTGATGAATATTCACCGCGACGAATTGATGGATCATGTTAAAAGTGTAGGCGTCGGTTATTATTTAGGACAAGCTTCTCAAGCGAATCATAATCTTTTTGTCTAA
- a CDS encoding Crp/Fnr family transcriptional regulator translates to MEHHYQTLQSMAYQASITPIEWKWFVHATTVKSIAHGATIIEAEDHVNHAYFCTQGLFRLYYTLADGREYNVAFTLENDFATSYGAMITGLTSKYTIQAIEDSTVIEIPYATLQILMDQSHGWERFVRTALERLYIRKEERERELLYLSALERYHAFLLKYPGLEQRIPQYHIASYLGISPVSLSRILHENH, encoded by the coding sequence ATGGAGCATCATTATCAGACACTTCAGTCTATGGCTTATCAAGCTTCTATAACACCTATAGAGTGGAAATGGTTTGTACATGCAACAACAGTAAAGTCTATTGCACATGGAGCGACTATTATTGAAGCTGAAGATCATGTAAATCATGCTTATTTCTGTACACAAGGGTTATTTCGCTTGTATTATACTTTAGCAGATGGACGAGAGTATAATGTCGCTTTTACATTAGAAAATGATTTTGCTACCTCGTATGGAGCTATGATTACCGGATTAACATCAAAGTACACTATTCAGGCGATCGAAGATTCTACCGTTATCGAGATTCCTTATGCTACGTTACAAATACTTATGGATCAAAGTCATGGATGGGAACGATTTGTTCGCACAGCTCTAGAACGACTGTATATCCGTAAAGAAGAAAGGGAACGGGAATTGTTATATTTATCTGCTTTGGAGCGTTATCACGCTTTTCTACTTAAATATCCAGGGCTTGAACAAAGAATACCCCAATATCATATTGCTTCTTACCTCGGCATCTCACCTGTATCCCTGAGCCGCATTTTGCATGAAAATCATTAA